One stretch of Rana temporaria chromosome 10, aRanTem1.1, whole genome shotgun sequence DNA includes these proteins:
- the LOC120915840 gene encoding extensin-like — translation MLLVHHYYSDPPRLMLLVHHYYSDPPRLMLLVHHYYSDPPRLMLLVHHYYSDPPRLMLLVHHNYSDPPRLMLLVHHYYSDPPRLMLLVHHYYSDPPRLMFLVHHYYSDPPRLMLLVHHYYSDPPHLLVLVLHYYSDPPRLMLLVHHYYSDPPRLMLLVHHYYSDPPRLMLLVHHYYSDPPRLMLLVHHYYSDPPRLMLLVHHYYSDPPRLMLLVHHYYSDPPRLMLLVHHYYSDPPRLMLLVHHYYSDPPRLLVLVHHYYSDPPRLLVLVHHYYSDPPRLLVLVHHYYSDPPRLLVLVHLSQ, via the coding sequence ATGCTTCTGGTGcatcactactacagtgatcctcCCCGTCTTATGCTTCTGGTGCATCACTACTACAGTGACCCTCCTCGTCTTATGCTTCTGGTGcatcactactacagtgatcctcCCCGTCTTATGCTTCTGGTGCATCACTACTACAGTGACCCTCCCCGTCTTATGCTTCTGGTGCATCACAACTACAGTGATCCTCCCCGTCTTATGCTTCTGGTGcatcactactacagtgatcctcCCCGTCTTATGCTTCTGGTGcatcactactacagtgatcctcCCCGTCTTATGTTTCTGGTGcatcactactacagtgatcctcCCCGTCTTATGCTTCTGGTGcatcactactacagtgatcctcCCCATCTTTTGGTTCTGGTGCTtcactactacagtgatcctcCCCGTCTTATGCTTCTGGTGCATCACTACTACAGTGACCCTCCCCGTCTTATGCTTCTGGTGCATCACTACTACAGTGACCCTCCCCGTCTTATGCTTCTGGTGCATCACTACTACAGTGACCCTCCCCGTCTTATGCTTCTGGTGCATCACTACTACAGTGACCCTCCCCGTCTTATGCTTCTGGTGCATCACTACTACAGTGACCCTCCCCGTCTTATGCTTCTGGTGCATCACTACTACAGTGACCCTCCCCGTCTTATGCTTCTGGTGcatcactactacagtgatcctcCCCGTCTTATGCTTCTGGTGcatcactactacagtgatcctcCCCGTCTTTTGGTTCTGGTGcatcactactacagtgatcctcCCCGTCTTTTGGTTCTGGTGcatcactactacagtgatcctcCCCGTCTTTTGGTTCTGGTGcatcactactacagtgatcctcCCCGTCTTTTGGTTCTGGTGCATCTTTCTCAATGA